Proteins encoded within one genomic window of Flavobacterium oreochromis:
- the ychF gene encoding redox-regulated ATPase YchF, with protein MKAGIVGLPNVGKSTLFNCLSNAKAQSANFPFCTIEPNIGVVNVPDPRLEKLEELVNPERVLPATVEIVDIAGLVKGASKGEGLGNQFLGNIRECNAIIHVLRCFDNDNIVHVDGNVNPIRDKETIDIELQLKDLETVEKRLDKAKKTAKSGNKEAIVEADLLERVKNVLLEGKSARVVEPKNQDEADCLESIQLITAKPVLYVCNVDESSAATGNSYVDQVKELVKDENAEVLVLAVATEADITELETYEERQMFLGDMGLDEPGVSKLIRSAYKLLNLQTYFTAGVKEVRAWTIQIGDTAPKAAGVIHSDFEKGFIRAEVIAYDDYVAFGSESKVKEAGKLRVEGKEYIVKDGDVMHFRFNV; from the coding sequence ATGAAAGCAGGTATTGTAGGCTTACCCAATGTGGGAAAATCCACTTTATTTAATTGTTTGTCTAATGCAAAAGCACAAAGTGCTAATTTTCCTTTCTGTACAATTGAACCTAATATTGGAGTGGTGAATGTACCCGATCCACGTTTAGAAAAGCTGGAAGAGTTGGTTAATCCGGAACGTGTATTACCTGCTACTGTGGAAATTGTTGATATTGCGGGTTTAGTTAAAGGTGCTAGTAAAGGTGAAGGTTTAGGAAATCAATTTTTAGGAAATATTCGTGAGTGTAACGCTATTATTCACGTATTACGTTGTTTTGATAATGATAATATTGTTCACGTAGATGGAAATGTTAATCCTATTCGTGATAAAGAGACTATTGATATAGAATTACAATTAAAAGATCTTGAAACTGTTGAAAAACGTTTAGATAAAGCTAAAAAAACTGCTAAATCAGGAAATAAAGAAGCTATTGTAGAGGCAGATTTGTTAGAACGTGTTAAGAATGTTTTGTTAGAAGGAAAATCTGCTCGTGTAGTGGAGCCTAAAAATCAGGATGAAGCAGACTGTTTAGAAAGTATTCAGTTAATTACAGCTAAGCCTGTATTGTATGTTTGTAATGTAGATGAATCGTCTGCGGCTACAGGAAATTCTTATGTAGATCAGGTTAAAGAATTGGTAAAGGATGAAAATGCAGAAGTTTTAGTTCTTGCAGTAGCTACGGAAGCAGATATTACTGAACTAGAAACTTATGAGGAGCGTCAAATGTTTTTAGGGGATATGGGGTTAGATGAGCCAGGTGTGTCTAAATTAATTCGTTCAGCCTATAAATTACTAAATCTTCAAACTTATTTTACTGCAGGTGTAAAAGAAGTTCGTGCTTGGACTATTCAAATAGGAGATACAGCTCCAAAGGCGGCAGGAGTAATTCACTCTGATTTTGAAAAAGGTTTTATCAGAGCAGAAGTAATTGCTTATGATGATTATGTTGCTTTTGGTTCAGAATCTAAAGTGAAAGAAGCGGGTAAGTTACGTGTAGAAGGGAAAGAATATATAGTGAAAGATGGTGATGTAATGCACTTCAGATTTAATGTGTAG
- a CDS encoding class I SAM-dependent methyltransferase, giving the protein MISLYQGEMAEIYDIMYQSFINYNEEYIFYKKILDQYNCHNTLEIGAGTGHLANQFILDNFNYIGLDYSSDMLNKAKKKMSKSKIH; this is encoded by the coding sequence ATGATTTCACTATACCAAGGAGAAATGGCTGAAATTTATGACATCATGTATCAAAGTTTTATCAATTATAATGAAGAATATATTTTTTACAAAAAAATACTCGATCAATACAATTGTCATAATACTTTAGAAATTGGTGCTGGAACTGGCCATCTTGCCAATCAATTCATACTAGACAACTTTAACTACATAGGATTAGACTACAGTTCTGATATGTTGAATAAAGCAAAAAAAAAGATGTCCAAAAGCAAAATTCATTAA
- a CDS encoding DNA topoisomerase IV subunit B, with amino-acid sequence MFEQNQYTEDNIRSLDWREHIRMRPGMYIGKLGDGSSPDDGIYILVKEVLDNCIDEFVMGAGKTIEVTLKDKMVTVRDYGRGIPLGKVVDVVSKMNTGGKYDSKAFKKSVGLNGVGTKAVNALSTFFRVESVRDNQQKAAEFSAGTLTLEEDVIETTKRKGTKVSFIADDSIFKHYKYRNEYIVRMLKNYCYLNKGLTIVYNGEKFFSENGLKDLLEETITEEDMQYPIIHLTGDDIEIAMTHSKTQYSEEYYSFVNGQNTTQGGTHLGAFREAIVRTIKEFYNKNFEASDIRKSIVSAISIKVEEPVFESQTKTKLGSTEMGPNSPTVRTYVNDFIKTNLDNFLHKNPEVADLLLRKILQAERERKELSGIRKLAKERAKKASLHNRKLRDCRVHLTDAKNSRSLESTLFITEGDSASGSITKSRDVNTQAVFSLRGKPLNTYGMTKKIVYENEEFNLLQAALNIEESMEDLRYNNIVIATDADVDGMHIRLLLITFFLQFFPEIIKEGHLYILQTPLFRVRNKKETIYCYSDDERRNAIEKLKPKPEITRFKGLGEISPDEFKHFIGEDIRLDPVMLDKATSIEKLLEFYMGKNTPDRQEFIINNLKVELDTVEELTS; translated from the coding sequence ATGTTTGAACAAAATCAATACACCGAAGATAATATACGTTCTCTCGATTGGAGAGAACATATCCGTATGCGACCTGGGATGTATATTGGAAAGTTAGGGGATGGATCATCACCTGATGATGGTATTTATATTTTGGTAAAAGAAGTCCTTGATAACTGTATCGATGAGTTTGTTATGGGGGCTGGTAAAACTATAGAGGTAACTTTAAAAGATAAGATGGTTACCGTTAGAGATTATGGTCGTGGTATTCCGCTGGGAAAGGTGGTAGATGTAGTGTCTAAAATGAATACTGGTGGGAAATATGACTCTAAAGCCTTCAAGAAATCCGTTGGGTTAAATGGGGTGGGTACTAAAGCAGTAAATGCACTATCTACCTTTTTTAGAGTTGAATCGGTTCGTGATAATCAACAGAAAGCAGCCGAATTTTCTGCGGGTACATTGACTTTAGAAGAAGACGTAATAGAAACCACTAAGCGTAAGGGGACTAAGGTAAGCTTTATTGCCGATGATAGTATCTTTAAGCATTATAAATATCGTAACGAGTATATAGTTCGAATGTTAAAGAATTATTGTTATCTGAATAAAGGATTAACAATAGTATATAATGGTGAAAAGTTTTTTTCTGAAAATGGTTTAAAGGATTTATTAGAAGAAACCATCACCGAAGAAGATATGCAATATCCTATTATTCATCTTACAGGTGATGATATAGAAATTGCGATGACCCATAGTAAAACCCAATATTCCGAAGAATATTATTCATTTGTTAACGGTCAAAATACTACTCAAGGAGGAACACACTTAGGAGCTTTCCGCGAAGCGATTGTAAGAACGATTAAAGAATTTTATAACAAAAATTTTGAAGCTTCGGATATCCGTAAGTCAATAGTTTCGGCTATTTCTATTAAGGTAGAAGAACCCGTTTTTGAATCGCAAACGAAAACCAAATTAGGATCAACGGAAATGGGGCCTAATTCACCTACGGTTCGAACGTATGTGAATGATTTCATCAAAACCAATTTAGATAATTTTTTACATAAAAATCCTGAAGTAGCTGATTTGCTACTTCGTAAAATTTTGCAAGCAGAACGCGAACGTAAAGAACTTTCAGGAATTCGTAAGTTGGCTAAAGAGCGTGCTAAAAAAGCGAGTTTGCACAATAGAAAATTACGTGATTGTCGTGTACATTTAACTGATGCAAAAAATTCAAGAAGTTTAGAGAGCACCTTGTTTATTACTGAGGGAGACTCGGCTTCGGGGTCTATTACTAAATCTCGAGATGTGAATACACAAGCAGTATTTAGTTTGCGTGGTAAGCCATTGAATACTTACGGAATGACTAAGAAGATTGTGTATGAAAACGAGGAGTTCAACTTACTTCAAGCGGCTTTGAATATTGAAGAAAGTATGGAAGACTTGCGTTACAACAATATTGTCATTGCTACCGATGCCGATGTGGATGGGATGCATATTCGATTGTTGTTGATTACTTTCTTTTTACAATTCTTTCCTGAAATTATTAAAGAAGGACATTTATATATCTTACAAACACCGTTATTCCGTGTCCGTAACAAGAAAGAAACTATTTATTGTTACAGTGATGACGAAAGACGAAACGCCATTGAAAAATTAAAACCAAAACCTGAAATCACGCGATTCAAAGGATTGGGAGAAATCTCACCAGATGAGTTCAAACATTTCATTGGAGAAGACATACGTTTAGATCCAGTAATGTTAGACAAAGCAACTTCTATCGAAAAATTATTGGAGTTCTATATGGGTAAAAACACACCTGACAGACAAGAGTTTATCATCAATAATTTGAAAGTGGAGTTGGATACAGTGGAGGAGTTGACGAGTTAG
- a CDS encoding DUF1016 N-terminal domain-containing protein: protein MGKISNNNLNNLEGTFFQEVITIVKNSQQHILRSVNQTLVLTYFEIGRRIVEQEQKGENRAEYGKYLIQSLSEKLTNEFGKGFSVRNLEQMRKFYQTYTIPQSLTAEFENQNYETLSRIFGVDTKTQTLSAEFKLSWSHYILLSSIDDKLERNFYEIESVKYNWSVRELKRQYNSALFTRLSLSRNKEEVLKLAQVGQIIEKPKDLIKDPYILEFLGLPEKAQYSEEDLETEIIDKLESF from the coding sequence ATGGGAAAAATAAGTAATAATAATCTAAATAATCTTGAAGGGACTTTCTTTCAAGAGGTTATTACTATTGTTAAGAATTCCCAGCAGCACATTCTTCGTTCAGTTAATCAAACATTAGTACTTACGTATTTTGAAATAGGCAGAAGAATTGTAGAGCAAGAACAAAAAGGAGAAAATAGAGCGGAATATGGTAAATATTTAATTCAATCTTTATCAGAAAAACTTACCAACGAATTTGGAAAAGGATTTAGCGTTCGTAATCTAGAACAAATGCGTAAGTTTTATCAAACATATACAATTCCGCAGTCACTCACTGCGGAATTCGAAAATCAAAATTACGAGACACTGTCTCGGATTTTTGGAGTTGATACAAAAACGCAGACACTGTCTGCGGAATTCAAACTTTCTTGGTCACACTATATTCTTCTAAGTTCAATTGATGATAAGTTAGAACGCAATTTCTACGAAATCGAGTCTGTAAAATATAACTGGAGTGTTCGAGAATTGAAAAGACAATACAATTCGGCATTATTCACAAGATTGTCATTAAGCAGAAATAAAGAAGAGGTTTTAAAATTAGCTCAAGTAGGACAAATTATAGAAAAACCAAAAGATTTAATCAAAGATCCATACATATTGGAGTTTTTAGGTTTGCCTGAAAAAGCACAGTATTCTGAAGAAGATTTAGAAACTGAAATCATAGATAAATTAGAATCTTTTTGA
- a CDS encoding PDDEXK nuclease domain-containing protein — translation MTFDDKHFYIDLVFYNRILKCFVLIDLKIGELKHQDLGQMQMYVNYYDREMRLEDENLTIGIILCQNKSDLLVEYSLPKENEQIFASKYKTVLPTVEEFKKIIL, via the coding sequence ATCACTTTTGATGACAAGCATTTTTATATCGATTTGGTTTTTTATAACCGAATTTTAAAATGTTTTGTACTCATTGATTTGAAAATAGGTGAGTTAAAACATCAAGATTTAGGGCAAATGCAAATGTATGTCAACTATTATGATAGAGAAATGCGTTTGGAAGATGAAAATCTAACCATAGGAATCATCCTTTGTCAAAATAAAAGTGATTTGTTAGTAGAATATTCATTGCCAAAAGAAAATGAACAAATTTTTGCTAGCAAATACAAAACAGTGTTACCAACAGTTGAAGAATTTAAAAAGATAATATTGTAA
- a CDS encoding GxxExxY protein, with translation MKQNTNMQEENEISKIILDCAYKVHTKLGSGLLEKVYRECLAYELQKYGLNVKQEKGFPVVYEDIKFDCGYRVDIIVNDKVIIELKVVEDFTIEHTAQCLTYMRLADCKLGLLLNFYKKSLKDGIKRLII, from the coding sequence GTGAAACAAAATACGAATATGCAAGAAGAAAACGAAATAAGTAAAATAATTTTAGACTGTGCATATAAAGTTCACACAAAACTGGGTTCAGGATTGTTAGAAAAAGTGTATAGAGAATGTTTAGCTTATGAATTGCAAAAATACGGTTTAAATGTTAAACAAGAAAAAGGTTTTCCTGTTGTTTATGAAGATATAAAATTTGATTGTGGTTATAGAGTTGATATAATTGTGAACGATAAAGTAATTATAGAATTAAAAGTAGTGGAAGATTTTACAATTGAACATACAGCTCAATGTTTAACCTATATGCGATTGGCAGATTGTAAGTTGGGTTTACTTTTAAACTTTTATAAAAAATCATTAAAAGACGGAATTAAAAGATTAATAATTTAA
- a CDS encoding DNA gyrase/topoisomerase IV subunit A gives MSEENENIEEELTPQEENHSEENTSEGKYFEGEHFYQHDEDPEATITKVTGMYKDWFLDYASYVILERAVPAIEDGFKPVQRRIMHSMKELDDGRYNKVANVVGHTMQYHPHGDASIGDAMVQIGQKDLLIDTQGNWGNILTGDGAAASRYIEARLSKFALEVLYSPKITEWGLSYDGRRPEPINLPVKFPLLLAQGGEGIAVGLSTKILPHNFNELIDASIKILKGKAFTLYPDFPTAGIADVSNYNDGLRGGRVRVRAKISQLDKQSLVITQIPFSTNTTSLIDSILKANDKGKIKIKKIEDNTAAEVEILIHLPPGVSPDKTIDALYAFTACETSISPLGCVIEDNKPLFIGVSEMLRISTHRTVDLLRQELEVQLGELETKWHFSTLEKIFIREEMYIDFKLYADKESLYQYMYTRFEPFKKLLVREIVDEDLQKLTQIPMIRITRFDSDKADELIAKLEDEIAQVKHHLEHLTQFAIDFFTRLKEKYGKGRERQTEIRNFENIEATKVVLRNTKLYVNREEGFLGTSLKKDEYVADCSDIDDVICFLRNGKMIVTKVDEKKFVGKDIIHIAVFDKNDKRTIYNMIYRDGKSGPSFIKRFNVSGVTRDKEYDLTQEKTGSQVLYFSANPNGEAETVTILLRQVGSVKKLKWDIDFADIMIKGRASKGNTVAKYPIKKIELKERGISTLRPRRIWFDDTVQRLNVDGRGELLGEFKPNDRLLIIGQNGKLKTVIPELTTHFEDDMIVLEKWHPQKPISAIYYDGEKERYFVKRFLVEHENKEELFISEHEKSQLEIVSTDWRPMAEVIFAKKGGVQKENQTVNLEEFIAVKGIKALGNQLTTDKIKQINMLEPLPYEEPIEVNPEEILKEEIESGEGEDIKNYNIKLEDDGQITLSLDS, from the coding sequence ATGAGCGAAGAAAACGAAAATATAGAAGAAGAATTAACCCCTCAAGAAGAAAACCATTCAGAAGAAAACACTTCAGAAGGAAAATATTTTGAGGGTGAACATTTTTACCAACACGACGAAGATCCAGAAGCAACCATAACCAAGGTTACAGGAATGTATAAAGATTGGTTTTTGGATTATGCTTCATACGTAATTCTTGAGCGTGCGGTTCCTGCTATAGAGGATGGCTTTAAACCCGTGCAACGACGCATTATGCACTCCATGAAAGAATTGGATGACGGGCGTTATAATAAAGTGGCTAATGTGGTAGGTCACACCATGCAGTATCACCCTCATGGTGATGCCAGTATAGGTGATGCTATGGTGCAAATTGGTCAAAAAGACTTATTAATTGATACGCAAGGAAACTGGGGAAATATTCTAACGGGTGACGGAGCAGCGGCATCTCGTTATATCGAAGCGCGTTTAAGTAAATTTGCCCTTGAAGTATTATATTCTCCTAAAATTACCGAATGGGGATTGTCCTACGATGGTCGTCGTCCAGAACCTATCAATCTGCCTGTAAAATTCCCATTGTTATTGGCACAAGGTGGAGAAGGGATTGCTGTAGGTTTATCCACCAAGATATTACCGCACAACTTTAACGAACTGATTGATGCTTCTATCAAAATTTTAAAGGGGAAAGCTTTTACCTTATATCCTGATTTTCCAACAGCGGGTATTGCCGATGTTTCTAATTACAATGATGGTTTGCGTGGCGGGCGTGTGCGTGTGCGTGCCAAAATTTCGCAATTGGATAAACAAAGTTTGGTTATAACGCAGATTCCTTTTTCAACTAATACGACTTCTTTGATCGATAGTATTTTGAAAGCCAATGATAAAGGGAAAATCAAAATCAAAAAAATTGAAGATAATACCGCGGCTGAAGTAGAAATTTTAATTCATCTGCCACCCGGTGTTTCTCCTGATAAAACCATTGATGCACTTTATGCGTTTACAGCTTGTGAAACTTCTATTTCACCTTTAGGTTGTGTGATTGAAGATAATAAGCCATTATTTATTGGGGTTTCTGAAATGTTGCGTATTTCTACACATCGTACTGTGGATTTGTTGCGTCAGGAATTGGAAGTGCAACTGGGAGAATTAGAAACCAAATGGCATTTTTCAACGTTGGAAAAAATCTTCATTCGCGAAGAAATGTATATCGATTTCAAACTATATGCTGATAAGGAATCGTTGTATCAATATATGTATACACGTTTCGAACCTTTCAAAAAGCTATTGGTACGTGAGATAGTCGATGAGGATTTGCAAAAGTTAACGCAAATTCCAATGATTCGTATCACGCGTTTTGACTCGGATAAGGCGGATGAATTAATTGCAAAATTAGAAGATGAAATTGCTCAAGTAAAACATCATTTGGAGCATTTGACACAATTTGCGATTGATTTCTTTACGCGATTGAAAGAGAAATATGGAAAAGGACGTGAACGCCAAACAGAAATTAGAAATTTCGAGAATATCGAAGCTACGAAAGTAGTTTTACGTAACACAAAATTATATGTGAATCGTGAAGAAGGTTTTCTAGGGACTTCGTTGAAAAAAGATGAGTATGTAGCCGATTGTTCAGATATTGATGATGTGATTTGTTTCTTGCGTAATGGTAAGATGATTGTCACTAAAGTAGATGAGAAAAAATTCGTAGGAAAGGATATTATTCATATAGCAGTATTTGATAAAAATGATAAACGCACGATTTATAATATGATTTACCGTGATGGTAAATCAGGACCTTCTTTTATCAAACGTTTTAATGTTTCAGGTGTAACCCGTGATAAGGAGTATGATTTGACGCAAGAAAAAACAGGTTCACAAGTATTATATTTTTCAGCAAACCCTAATGGAGAAGCCGAAACGGTAACCATTTTATTACGCCAAGTAGGAAGCGTTAAAAAATTGAAGTGGGATATAGACTTTGCTGATATTATGATAAAAGGAAGGGCTTCTAAAGGGAATACTGTTGCAAAATATCCTATTAAAAAAATAGAGTTAAAAGAAAGGGGTATTTCTACTTTGCGACCAAGAAGAATTTGGTTTGATGATACCGTTCAACGTTTGAATGTAGATGGAAGAGGTGAATTATTAGGAGAATTTAAGCCAAATGACCGTTTGCTTATTATTGGACAAAATGGAAAGTTGAAAACGGTTATTCCTGAATTAACTACTCACTTTGAGGATGATATGATAGTCTTAGAAAAATGGCATCCTCAAAAGCCTATTTCTGCTATTTATTACGATGGGGAAAAAGAACGTTATTTTGTAAAACGCTTCTTAGTTGAACATGAAAATAAAGAAGAACTTTTTATTTCCGAGCATGAAAAATCACAATTAGAAATAGTCTCTACTGATTGGCGACCTATGGCAGAAGTTATTTTTGCTAAAAAAGGTGGAGTTCAAAAAGAAAATCAGACTGTTAATCTAGAAGAGTTTATTGCTGTAAAAGGAATTAAAGCGTTAGGTAACCAATTAACAACTGATAAAATCAAACAGATTAATATGCTGGAGCCACTTCCTTATGAAGAGCCAATTGAAGTAAATCCAGAAGAAATTCTAAAAGAAGAAATAGAATCGGGGGAAGGAGAGGATATTAAAAATTATAACATTAAATTAGAAGATGATGGACAAATAACGTTAAGTTTAGATTCATAA
- a CDS encoding acyl-[acyl-carrier-protein] thioesterase, with translation MPISPDFSPIFEENHKINFLHCTPNGILKYTDLCNLFQLTASSHAELGGFSHADMQIFNQAWVLSRMKVEIIDLPKWQDEVTVKTWIKSLEGYQSVRCLEMYLNEKKIIGCETFWVVINTNTRRPENLAIPYDHFTFFPNNHATSISTHRINIPENPVKLSEKTIKLSDIDIVNHANNVKYLEWSLDEIEPEIILEQKIKSFSINFYKK, from the coding sequence ATGCCTATTTCTCCTGATTTCTCTCCCATCTTTGAAGAAAATCATAAAATCAACTTTTTACATTGTACCCCTAATGGTATCCTTAAATATACTGATTTGTGTAATCTTTTCCAATTAACGGCTAGTTCTCATGCTGAATTAGGAGGATTTAGTCATGCTGATATGCAAATTTTTAATCAAGCTTGGGTATTAAGTAGGATGAAAGTTGAAATTATAGATTTACCTAAATGGCAAGATGAAGTAACAGTCAAAACTTGGATTAAATCTTTAGAAGGTTATCAATCTGTTCGATGCTTAGAAATGTATCTTAATGAAAAAAAAATTATTGGTTGTGAAACTTTTTGGGTAGTGATTAATACAAATACTCGTAGACCTGAAAATTTGGCTATACCTTATGATCATTTTACTTTCTTTCCTAATAATCATGCAACAAGTATTAGCACTCACAGAATTAATATTCCCGAAAATCCAGTAAAACTAAGTGAAAAAACCATAAAACTTTCTGACATTGACATAGTTAACCATGCTAACAATGTAAAATATCTAGAATGGTCTTTAGATGAGATAGAACCTGAAATTATTTTAGAACAAAAGATTAAATCTTTTTCAATTAATTTTTACAAGAAGTAA
- the miaA gene encoding tRNA (adenosine(37)-N6)-dimethylallyltransferase MiaA, with protein MSHNYLITIIGPTAIGKTALSIKLAQHFGCDIISCDSRQFFKEMTIGTAVPNQEELAAARHHFIQNKSIFENYSVGDFEIEALAHLDALFQKNPIQIMVGGSGLYVDAVLKGFDDFPEIANSVRDEINKKYDELGIEFLQKKLKELDPIYYSKIEAENPQTLVNPQRMKRFVEVCLGSEKPYSSFLGKRKNERNFTPIIIGLEADRELMYERINKRVDIMIAEGLVKEAQILYPNKELNALQTVGYRELFDYLSGVTSLEFAIEQIKMNTRRFAKRQMTWFKRTENTNWFNHLTDSNKIITLINSKFI; from the coding sequence ATGAGTCACAATTATCTTATAACGATTATCGGTCCAACTGCCATAGGAAAAACAGCCTTAAGTATTAAACTGGCACAACATTTTGGTTGCGATATTATTTCGTGTGATAGTCGACAATTTTTTAAAGAAATGACTATAGGGACAGCTGTTCCTAATCAGGAGGAATTGGCTGCTGCTCGTCATCATTTTATTCAAAACAAATCTATTTTTGAAAACTATTCGGTAGGTGATTTTGAAATTGAAGCTTTAGCCCATTTGGATGCATTATTTCAAAAAAATCCCATACAAATTATGGTCGGCGGAAGCGGATTGTATGTAGATGCCGTTTTAAAAGGTTTTGATGATTTTCCTGAAATAGCTAATTCCGTAAGGGATGAAATCAATAAAAAATACGATGAATTGGGGATTGAGTTTTTACAAAAAAAATTAAAAGAATTAGATCCAATTTATTATTCAAAAATAGAAGCTGAAAACCCACAGACTTTAGTCAATCCGCAACGCATGAAACGTTTTGTGGAAGTTTGTTTGGGGTCAGAAAAACCGTATTCAAGCTTCTTAGGTAAACGTAAAAACGAGCGTAATTTTACTCCTATCATAATAGGTTTAGAAGCCGATAGAGAACTGATGTACGAACGTATTAACAAACGAGTGGATATTATGATAGCAGAAGGACTCGTTAAAGAAGCACAAATTTTATATCCTAATAAAGAGTTAAATGCCTTACAAACGGTAGGCTATCGTGAATTATTTGATTATCTTAGCGGAGTAACTTCTTTGGAATTTGCCATCGAACAAATTAAAATGAATACGCGTCGATTTGCTAAACGTCAGATGACCTGGTTCAAAAGAACTGAAAATACTAATTGGTTTAATCATCTAACTGATTCCAATAAAATTATCACTCTTATTAATTCAAAATTTATATAA
- a CDS encoding CatB-related O-acetyltransferase, translating to MNIPNKETIFPLENYNRLCFLKNIIKNPNIIVGDYTYYDDFEDVANFEKNVKYHFDFNNDKLIIGKFCMIASGVKFIMNGANHLTEAISAYPFAIFGHDWQNAMEGKSYPIKGDIIIGNDVWIGHNVTIMAGVTIGDGAIIATNSTVTKDVAPYSIVGGNPAQLIRKRFSEEIIAELLRIEWWHWDIEKITQNVQLLTSNAIEKLKTIK from the coding sequence TTGAACATCCCAAACAAAGAAACTATATTCCCTTTGGAAAACTACAATAGATTGTGTTTTCTAAAAAACATCATTAAAAACCCAAATATCATCGTGGGTGATTATACATATTATGATGATTTTGAAGATGTAGCTAATTTTGAAAAAAATGTAAAATACCATTTCGATTTTAATAATGACAAATTGATCATTGGTAAATTTTGCATGATTGCCTCTGGAGTAAAATTTATCATGAATGGTGCTAATCATTTAACTGAAGCAATTTCGGCCTATCCTTTTGCAATTTTCGGACACGATTGGCAAAACGCAATGGAAGGTAAATCTTATCCAATAAAAGGTGATATTATTATTGGGAATGATGTGTGGATTGGTCATAACGTGACCATTATGGCGGGTGTAACTATAGGTGACGGCGCCATTATAGCAACCAATAGTACGGTAACTAAGGATGTTGCGCCGTATAGCATTGTTGGTGGAAATCCTGCACAACTTATTCGTAAACGTTTTTCAGAAGAAATCATTGCTGAATTACTCCGTATTGAATGGTGGCATTGGGATATTGAAAAAATCACTCAAAATGTCCAATTGCTAACAAGCAATGCTATTGAAAAATTAAAAACTATTAAATGA
- a CDS encoding four helix bundle protein, producing MSEKNPFEEKIFNFDDRLIRFAGECIFFTRSLEKSFENEYYKNQLIRSSGSSSLNFGESLGTNSDKDLLFKLTLVAKELKESRNSLKILNYINEGDQNFRISLLKEVEELIAITSKMIINKK from the coding sequence ATGAGTGAAAAGAATCCATTTGAAGAAAAAATTTTCAATTTTGATGATCGATTGATACGTTTTGCAGGAGAATGTATTTTCTTTACAAGAAGTTTAGAAAAATCTTTTGAGAATGAATATTACAAAAATCAATTAATCCGTTCATCTGGCAGCTCTTCTTTAAATTTTGGTGAATCTCTTGGCACAAATTCTGACAAAGATTTACTATTTAAGCTCACATTAGTTGCAAAAGAATTAAAAGAATCCAGAAATTCACTAAAAATATTGAATTACATCAATGAAGGAGATCAAAATTTTAGAATTTCTCTTTTAAAAGAAGTAGAAGAATTAATAGCAATTACTTCAAAAATGATTATCAACAAAAAATAG